A DNA window from Leptolyngbya sp. KIOST-1 contains the following coding sequences:
- a CDS encoding MFS transporter, producing MKLSAALQWSNRQVTIQAIGRLLIQVSYGLLNFYIPILFVNQMGFSATAVGFALSLCAVPEVGGHFLGGTLADSPRFGRRLVLSLAAIAGILVSAVLLVAHSLGLLVVASLMLGISLGFYWTASGAAVMDVTEPEDRSSAFAVMGVAEYVGIGLGVLGGSALLTVVNADPELIFVGCGLMFLAFLALVQGAMADKYQPQSKSEGAGGGILSALGDKALLVFMAANTFFTTYVALVTSTIPLYFTNFLAGSDPVPGVSVGSTASLFTWCYIGVGAVLQIPTTSLLTPLRRIWVLSGAIALWGIGFALLWAAGTFAAAQFVWAIVALCLLSLASVAYKPFFVATVSDLAPPSLRGTYVAVSSQCWTVGYFIGPLLGGWAMDQSAVVAQRFWLGVGLSATVCIALLWAFESMRLKLPPVADPSPELSADPSS from the coding sequence ATGAAACTTTCCGCTGCTCTGCAATGGTCCAACCGCCAGGTCACAATTCAGGCGATCGGGCGGCTGCTGATTCAGGTGAGCTACGGGCTGCTCAACTTCTATATCCCTATTTTGTTCGTCAACCAGATGGGGTTTTCGGCCACCGCCGTAGGGTTTGCCCTCAGCCTGTGCGCGGTGCCAGAGGTGGGCGGGCACTTCCTCGGCGGCACCCTGGCCGACTCGCCCCGGTTTGGCCGCAGGTTGGTGCTCAGTTTAGCGGCGATCGCAGGGATTCTAGTATCGGCGGTGCTGCTGGTGGCCCACAGCCTGGGGCTGCTGGTGGTGGCCAGCCTGATGTTAGGCATAAGCCTGGGCTTTTACTGGACGGCCTCGGGGGCAGCGGTAATGGATGTAACCGAGCCGGAGGACCGCAGCAGCGCCTTTGCGGTCATGGGGGTGGCCGAGTATGTGGGTATTGGACTGGGGGTGCTGGGCGGCAGCGCGCTGCTGACGGTGGTAAATGCCGACCCAGAACTCATTTTTGTCGGTTGCGGCCTGATGTTTCTGGCCTTTTTGGCCCTGGTGCAGGGAGCGATGGCGGACAAATACCAGCCCCAGTCCAAATCTGAGGGGGCAGGCGGCGGTATTCTTAGCGCCCTGGGGGACAAGGCTCTGCTGGTGTTTATGGCCGCCAACACCTTTTTCACCACCTACGTGGCCCTGGTCACCAGCACCATTCCGCTCTACTTCACCAACTTTCTGGCGGGCAGCGACCCGGTGCCGGGGGTGTCGGTGGGCAGCACCGCCAGCCTGTTTACCTGGTGCTATATCGGCGTGGGGGCGGTGCTGCAAATTCCGACGACGAGTTTGCTGACCCCCCTGCGGCGGATCTGGGTACTCAGCGGCGCGATCGCCCTGTGGGGTATCGGCTTTGCCCTACTGTGGGCGGCGGGCACCTTTGCGGCGGCGCAGTTTGTCTGGGCGATCGTGGCCCTGTGTCTGCTGTCGCTGGCGTCGGTGGCCTACAAGCCATTTTTTGTGGCCACGGTGTCCGACTTGGCCCCGCCCTCCCTGCGGGGTACCTACGTCGCGGTCAGCTCCCAGTGCTGGACGGTGGGCTATTTCATCGGCCCGCTGCTGGGGGGGTGGGCGATGGACCAGTCGGCGGTGGTGGCCCAGCGCTTTTGGCTGGGGGTAGGCCTCAGCGCCACGGTATGCATCGCCCTGCTGTGGGCGTTTGAGAGCATGCGGCTCAAGCTGCCCCCGGTGGCCGACCCCAGTCCGGAGCTATCGGCAGACCCGTCGTCATAG
- a CDS encoding aminotransferase class I/II-fold pyridoxal phosphate-dependent enzyme: MLDQSQTPILSALQDSSRRPHAAFYAPGHKRGQGASPRLRELLGEAALAADLPELPELDNLFAPAGVILEAQALAAEAFGAEATYFLANGSTCGIEAAILATVGPGEKIIVPRNAHRSVIAGLVLAGAMPVFVAPEYSAGLGLVLGIKAEAIAAALAHHPDSRAVLLVSPTYHGICSDIGAIAALTQAHGIPLLVDEAHGPHFAFHPDLPTPALALGADLVVQSTHKVLGALSQAAMLHTRGHRVDRDRLQVALQLTQSTSPNSLLLASLDAARHQMATEGKTLLTETLALADQLRLDLAAISGLRVIDKSAVMACSSVSDLDLTRLTVEVSGLGMTGLAADELLHEELGVTVELPELRHLTLIVSLGNTAADRQRCAAGFRALAAGCADRRSSADAWSPPTVPENGDPLFTLPVMSPRDAFFAATETVPASAALGRLSADTVSAYPPGIPTLVAGEVITEDAIAHLAAIKQQGGYVTGGDAPKKFRVIANRRPSLCLWQRPMS; this comes from the coding sequence ATGCTCGATCAATCGCAGACTCCCATTCTCTCGGCGTTGCAGGACAGTAGTCGGCGACCCCATGCGGCGTTTTACGCGCCGGGGCATAAGCGGGGGCAGGGGGCCTCGCCTCGGCTGAGAGAACTGCTGGGAGAGGCAGCGCTGGCGGCGGATCTGCCGGAACTGCCGGAGCTGGACAACCTGTTTGCTCCGGCAGGAGTGATTCTGGAAGCCCAGGCGCTTGCTGCTGAGGCCTTTGGGGCAGAGGCCACCTACTTTCTGGCCAATGGCTCAACCTGCGGTATTGAGGCCGCCATCCTCGCCACCGTGGGGCCGGGGGAGAAAATCATTGTGCCGCGCAACGCTCACCGCTCGGTGATTGCAGGGCTGGTGCTGGCGGGGGCAATGCCAGTGTTTGTGGCCCCGGAGTACAGCGCCGGACTGGGTCTGGTGCTGGGGATAAAAGCTGAGGCGATCGCCGCCGCCCTGGCCCACCACCCCGACAGCCGCGCGGTGCTGCTGGTGTCGCCCACCTACCACGGGATTTGCTCGGATATTGGGGCGATCGCAGCCCTCACCCAGGCCCACGGCATTCCCCTACTGGTGGACGAAGCCCACGGCCCCCACTTTGCCTTTCACCCCGACCTGCCCACTCCGGCTCTGGCCCTGGGCGCGGACCTGGTGGTGCAGTCCACCCACAAGGTGCTGGGGGCGCTGAGCCAGGCGGCCATGCTCCATACCCGGGGGCACCGGGTCGATCGCGATCGCCTGCAGGTGGCCCTGCAACTCACCCAGTCCACCAGCCCCAATTCCCTGCTGTTGGCGTCGCTGGATGCCGCCCGCCACCAGATGGCCACCGAAGGAAAGACGCTGCTGACGGAAACGCTGGCGCTGGCTGATCAGCTGCGCCTGGACCTGGCCGCAATTTCGGGCCTGCGAGTGATCGATAAATCGGCGGTGATGGCATGCTCCAGCGTCAGCGACTTGGATCTGACACGGCTGACGGTGGAGGTGTCGGGCCTGGGGATGACCGGATTGGCAGCCGATGAGCTCTTGCACGAAGAGCTGGGCGTCACCGTTGAACTGCCGGAACTGCGGCACCTGACCCTGATCGTCAGCCTGGGCAATACGGCAGCAGACAGACAGCGGTGCGCGGCAGGGTTTCGAGCGCTGGCGGCAGGCTGTGCCGATCGGCGCTCCAGCGCCGATGCCTGGTCCCCCCCCACGGTCCCAGAGAATGGCGACCCCTTGTTTACGCTGCCTGTGATGTCCCCCCGGGACGCTTTTTTTGCGGCTACGGAGACCGTCCCGGCCAGCGCTGCGCTCGGTCGCCTCAGCGCCGATACCGTTTCGGCCTATCCCCCCGGCATCCCGACGCTGGTGGCGGGGGAAGTGATTACCGAGGATGCGATCGCCCATCTTGCCGCTATCAAGCAGCAGGGGGGCTACGTAACCGGCGGTGATGCTCCGAAAAAATTCCGGGTTATAGCCAATCGCCGCCCCAGTCTTTGCCTTTGGCAGAGGCCAATGTCCTGA
- a CDS encoding DUF427 domain-containing protein — MAKVTWNGVVLAESDACEVVEGNQYFPPDSLNMDYFKPISKTTGCPWKGTASYYDIVVDGETNAGAAWYYADPKPAANNIKGYVAFYSNKVKVEA; from the coding sequence ATGGCTAAAGTGACCTGGAACGGCGTTGTCCTCGCCGAAAGCGACGCCTGCGAGGTGGTGGAAGGCAACCAATACTTCCCCCCCGACTCGCTAAATATGGACTACTTCAAGCCGATCAGCAAAACCACCGGCTGCCCCTGGAAAGGCACCGCCAGCTACTACGACATTGTGGTCGATGGCGAGACCAATGCCGGTGCCGCCTGGTACTACGCCGACCCCAAGCCCGCCGCGAACAACATCAAGGGCTATGTGGCGTTTTATAGCAACAAGGTGAAGGTGGAAGCGTAA
- a CDS encoding FecR domain-containing protein — translation MVFCTKPFRAMLLAVVSGAAIASPAMAEVPWAWAKLRTSTNQVNLLTASGSSRPAAIDDCFCPGETLNTSQRSKAEVLFNDGSLTRIGERASVRFWPNTRRLLLNQGTAAVFVPPNQGRTTVQTPNATVGLNSTAVVVRYVPSRQLTLVMALATSPTGPVLVTTGETGQELALQGGQIAFIGGGSWQIVEFDLLEFYQTSDLMAGLRLDDPNYRPPTNEPLAALRPSLLQALNQQAPFDAGNSILDPALITDLTPGAGFQEAENLLVTPPTPVDELRRFNDTPPGVVTPLPEMPPTASPPAENSPLGAPAVVQPATTTAGDG, via the coding sequence ATGGTTTTCTGTACCAAACCGTTTCGGGCCATGCTGCTGGCAGTGGTCAGCGGTGCTGCGATCGCATCTCCGGCAATGGCCGAGGTTCCCTGGGCCTGGGCTAAGCTGAGAACCAGCACCAACCAGGTGAACTTGCTCACCGCCAGCGGCTCATCCCGGCCCGCCGCCATTGACGACTGCTTTTGCCCAGGGGAAACCCTCAATACCAGTCAGCGATCGAAGGCCGAAGTGCTGTTCAACGACGGGTCCCTGACCCGGATCGGGGAGCGCGCCAGCGTCCGCTTTTGGCCCAATACTCGAAGACTCCTGCTAAATCAGGGCACAGCGGCGGTGTTTGTACCTCCCAACCAGGGGCGCACCACCGTACAAACCCCCAACGCCACCGTGGGGCTCAACAGCACCGCTGTGGTCGTACGCTACGTGCCGTCCCGGCAACTGACTCTGGTAATGGCCCTGGCCACCTCGCCCACCGGCCCCGTCCTGGTGACCACTGGCGAAACCGGGCAGGAACTGGCGCTTCAAGGCGGGCAGATCGCCTTTATCGGGGGCGGTAGCTGGCAGATTGTCGAGTTTGACCTGCTGGAGTTCTACCAGACCAGCGACCTGATGGCCGGCCTGAGATTAGATGACCCCAACTACCGACCCCCAACGAATGAGCCCCTGGCCGCCCTGCGGCCCAGCTTGCTGCAAGCCCTCAATCAGCAGGCTCCTTTCGATGCCGGGAACTCCATTTTAGACCCAGCTCTGATTACCGATTTGACCCCCGGGGCTGGCTTTCAGGAGGCAGAGAACCTGTTGGTGACCCCGCCGACTCCGGTAGACGAGCTGAGACGCTTCAACGATACGCCCCCCGGCGTGGTCACCCCCCTGCCGGAGATGCCTCCAACGGCTTCCCCCCCGGCTGAAAATTCCCCGCTGGGGGCACCAGCCGTGGTACAGCCAGCGACGACCACAGCCGGCGATGGCTGA
- a CDS encoding type II toxin-antitoxin system HicA family toxin produces MSQWSSTKAKKVLVALEKIGWRLKRQTGSHKILEREGWNDYVFAFRDSDEIGSKMLSRIAKKTGLTPKDL; encoded by the coding sequence ATGAGCCAGTGGTCATCGACAAAGGCAAAGAAAGTGCTGGTGGCGCTAGAGAAAATTGGCTGGCGGTTAAAGCGCCAAACTGGATCGCACAAAATTCTTGAGCGGGAAGGTTGGAACGATTACGTTTTTGCCTTTCGAGATAGCGATGAAATTGGCTCAAAAATGCTGTCTCGTATCGCCAAAAAAACAGGACTGACCCCCAAAGATCTATAA
- a CDS encoding type II toxin-antitoxin system HicA family toxin, translated as MRLPRDLTGQQLAKALEKLGYAIDRQTGSHLRLTTHENGEHHVTVPNHSPIKIGTLNAILRAVTEHFELERDEVINQIFSK; from the coding sequence ATGAGGTTGCCGAGAGATCTAACAGGCCAGCAACTGGCTAAAGCGTTAGAGAAACTTGGCTATGCAATAGACCGGCAGACTGGTAGTCACCTGCGCTTAACAACGCATGAGAATGGAGAGCATCATGTTACTGTTCCAAATCACAGCCCTATCAAGATAGGAACTCTCAACGCCATCTTGCGGGCGGTTACAGAACATTTTGAACTAGAGCGGGATGAAGTAATTAATCAAATTTTCTCGAAGTAG
- a CDS encoding alpha/beta fold hydrolase has translation MGTFVLVHGAGSGGWVWHKVAPRLEAQGHRVLTPDLPGHGLNPLPMAEVSLERYVACICDLLRAAPEPVVLVGHSLGGAVITQAAEYCPDRIQTLVYLAGYLLANGESALAISQADTESRLLANAIFSDDQLSATFRPEALPELGYADCSPEDMALVRSLLAPQALAPLATPVQTTPEQAGRVPRVYITCTQDRVIGPAAQRRMYTALPCERVLAMETSHNPYLSAPAAVAEHLLSLAAPPGAEEHGRRPLAPSVEGCF, from the coding sequence ATGGGCACGTTTGTTTTAGTTCACGGGGCCGGGTCGGGGGGCTGGGTGTGGCACAAAGTCGCCCCCCGTTTAGAGGCCCAGGGCCACCGCGTGTTGACCCCTGACCTACCGGGGCACGGGCTTAACCCCCTGCCCATGGCGGAGGTATCCCTGGAGCGCTACGTGGCCTGCATCTGCGACCTGCTCAGGGCCGCGCCTGAACCGGTGGTGCTGGTGGGCCATAGCCTGGGCGGGGCGGTCATCACCCAGGCGGCAGAATACTGTCCCGATCGCATTCAAACCCTGGTGTACCTGGCCGGGTACCTGCTGGCCAACGGCGAAAGTGCCCTGGCCATCTCCCAGGCCGATACCGAGTCGCGGCTGCTGGCCAACGCGATCTTTTCTGACGACCAGCTCTCGGCCACCTTTCGACCTGAGGCACTGCCAGAGCTGGGTTACGCCGACTGCTCCCCAGAGGATATGGCTCTGGTGCGATCGCTACTGGCTCCCCAGGCCCTGGCTCCCCTGGCCACCCCGGTGCAGACCACGCCGGAGCAGGCCGGGCGAGTACCCAGGGTTTACATCACCTGCACCCAGGATCGAGTGATTGGCCCGGCGGCTCAGCGGCGCATGTACACCGCTCTCCCCTGCGAACGGGTGCTTGCAATGGAGACGAGCCACAACCCCTACCTCTCGGCTCCCGCAGCGGTGGCCGAGCACCTGCTGTCGCTGGCGGCGCCTCCTGGGGCAGAGGAGCATGGTCGCAGGCCACTTGCCCCGTCTGTTGAGGGGTGCTTTTAA
- a CDS encoding RNA polymerase sigma factor has product MSSTAQIPNFPECDHRLVQGLHHLSDRELVQLFQRHGEAGRYFTAIFCRYSPMVYSLIRHSARSPVQAEYLFALTWRHILHELGGVECPAAVAGEGPGAFTLQNWLINITALCINQAVVPEVESIHYSLDQATPPFWCYVEQALDRLPAVERLVAVMALTFRWSENRIAAYLQAEGETLTAAEVRQKLGLAFQHLETALPEDIRQIYLGDSSLRPEPLPDDLNDLLNVPDLEGAGLAEIDLVGAGGDLGNEWAN; this is encoded by the coding sequence ATGTCTAGCACAGCGCAGATTCCCAACTTTCCTGAGTGCGATCACCGGCTGGTGCAGGGGCTGCATCACCTCAGCGATCGCGAACTGGTGCAGCTATTTCAGCGCCACGGGGAGGCCGGGCGCTACTTCACCGCCATCTTTTGCCGCTACAGCCCCATGGTCTACAGTCTGATTCGCCACTCGGCGCGATCGCCCGTGCAGGCCGAGTATCTGTTTGCCCTCACCTGGCGGCACATTCTCCACGAGCTGGGCGGGGTGGAGTGCCCAGCCGCCGTGGCGGGGGAAGGGCCGGGGGCTTTCACCCTGCAAAACTGGCTGATCAACATCACCGCCCTGTGCATCAACCAGGCGGTGGTGCCCGAGGTGGAGTCCATTCACTACTCCCTGGATCAGGCGACGCCCCCATTCTGGTGCTACGTCGAGCAGGCCCTCGATCGCCTGCCTGCGGTGGAGCGGCTGGTGGCGGTGATGGCGCTCACCTTTCGCTGGAGCGAAAACCGGATCGCGGCCTACCTGCAGGCGGAGGGCGAGACCCTCACCGCCGCCGAAGTGCGCCAAAAGCTGGGGCTGGCCTTCCAGCATCTGGAGACGGCCCTGCCCGAAGACATTCGCCAGATCTACCTGGGCGACAGCTCCCTGCGGCCCGAACCGTTGCCCGACGACCTCAACGACCTGCTCAACGTGCCTGACCTGGAAGGGGCCGGACTGGCCGAGATCGACCTGGTTGGGGCGGGGGGCGATTTGGGCAACGAGTGGGCCAACTGA
- a CDS encoding DUF4058 family protein produces the protein MGGRYPSQGEAYNIFSVQNAIPTFALPLRSGDPEPIVDLQSLLNEIYNKSSYDLKLDYSAEPVPPLSEADADWFHKTLSIEL, from the coding sequence TTGGGAGGGCGATACCCATCCCAGGGCGAGGCTTACAATATCTTTAGCGTCCAGAATGCGATACCGACGTTTGCGCTGCCGCTGCGATCGGGCGACCCAGAGCCCATAGTTGACCTACAGAGTTTGCTGAATGAGATCTATAACAAATCAAGCTACGACCTGAAGCTAGACTACAGCGCAGAACCTGTGCCACCGTTATCTGAAGCTGATGCCGATTGGTTCCACAAAACACTTTCTATAGAACTCTAG
- the ilvC gene encoding ketol-acid reductoisomerase, translating into MARMYYDSDANLDLLNGKTVAIIGYGSQGHAHALNLKDSGVNVIVGLYEGSKSAAKAEAEGLTVKPVADAVKLADWVMILLPDEVQRTIYKESIAPNLEAGNVLLFAHGFNINFGQIVPPADVDVVMVAPKGPGHLVRRTYTEGQGVPCLFAVYQDATGQARDRAMAYAKGIGGTRAGILETTFREETETDLFGEQVVLCGGLSELIKSGFETLVNAGYQPELAYFECLHEVKLIVDLVVEGGLAKMRDSISNTAEYGDYTRGPRIITDETRAEMRRVLKEIQTGQFAREFVLESQSGNAGFTAMRRREAEHPIEEVGKDLRAMFSWLKKA; encoded by the coding sequence ATGGCCCGCATGTACTACGACAGTGACGCCAACTTAGATCTGCTCAACGGCAAGACCGTTGCCATCATTGGCTACGGCTCCCAGGGCCATGCCCACGCCCTCAACCTCAAAGACAGCGGCGTCAACGTCATTGTGGGTCTGTATGAAGGCAGCAAGTCTGCCGCCAAGGCCGAGGCCGAGGGTCTCACCGTCAAGCCCGTGGCCGATGCCGTCAAGCTGGCCGACTGGGTGATGATTCTGCTGCCCGACGAAGTGCAGCGCACCATCTATAAAGAATCCATTGCCCCCAACCTGGAGGCGGGCAACGTGCTGCTGTTTGCCCACGGCTTTAACATCAACTTTGGCCAGATTGTTCCCCCCGCCGATGTGGATGTGGTGATGGTGGCCCCCAAGGGCCCCGGCCACCTGGTGCGCCGCACCTACACCGAGGGCCAGGGGGTGCCCTGCCTGTTTGCCGTGTATCAGGATGCTACCGGGCAGGCCCGCGATCGCGCCATGGCCTACGCCAAGGGCATCGGCGGCACCCGCGCCGGCATTCTCGAAACCACTTTCCGGGAAGAGACCGAAACCGATCTGTTTGGCGAGCAGGTGGTGCTCTGCGGCGGCCTCAGCGAGCTGATCAAGTCGGGCTTTGAAACCCTGGTGAATGCGGGCTACCAGCCCGAGCTGGCCTACTTCGAGTGTCTCCACGAAGTCAAGCTGATTGTCGATCTGGTAGTCGAAGGTGGCCTCGCCAAAATGCGCGACAGCATCTCCAACACCGCTGAGTACGGCGACTATACCCGTGGCCCCCGCATCATCACCGACGAAACCCGCGCCGAAATGCGCCGCGTGCTGAAGGAAATTCAGACCGGCCAGTTTGCCCGCGAGTTTGTGCTCGAAAGCCAGTCGGGCAACGCTGGGTTCACCGCCATGCGCCGCCGCGAAGCCGAGCACCCGATCGAAGAGGTGGGTAAGGATCTGCGGGCGATGTTTAGCTGGCTGAAGAAGGCGTAG
- a CDS encoding glyoxalase-like domain protein, translating into MLFNPSLTTPTPVALLGLPLDSIMSTQGVMVMLLVAYAGAMWMFLKSAPKVYTIMVSDLEVARRFYEGMLNLSTAEVPLHYYYNYEQTLGTAGLDPMYLGGATSFANQGALSSPEGLWYQLRKNTQLHIVSGASLGHRNQQRHVCFDHNCLEYILMRVQLSGVQHKIRQEKPLNFLVRDYDNQVIELAEIDD; encoded by the coding sequence ATGCTGTTTAACCCGTCTCTGACCACCCCTACCCCTGTGGCTCTGCTGGGGCTCCCCCTGGACAGCATTATGTCGACCCAGGGGGTGATGGTCATGCTGCTGGTGGCCTATGCGGGGGCCATGTGGATGTTTCTCAAAAGCGCTCCCAAGGTCTACACCATTATGGTCTCTGACCTGGAGGTGGCCCGCCGCTTCTACGAGGGGATGCTCAACCTGTCCACCGCCGAGGTGCCCCTGCACTACTACTACAACTACGAGCAAACCCTGGGCACCGCCGGGCTCGACCCCATGTACCTGGGTGGAGCCACCAGCTTTGCCAACCAGGGCGCGCTCAGCAGCCCCGAAGGCCTGTGGTATCAGCTGCGCAAAAACACCCAGCTGCACATCGTTAGCGGTGCCAGCCTGGGCCACCGCAACCAGCAGCGCCACGTCTGCTTCGACCACAACTGCCTGGAATACATTCTGATGCGGGTGCAGCTGAGCGGCGTGCAGCACAAGATTCGCCAGGAAAAGCCCCTCAACTTTCTGGTCAGAGACTACGACAACCAGGTGATCGAGTTGGCCGAAATCGACGATTGA
- a CDS encoding cation:proton antiporter, with protein sequence MVETAFAQGVAALSPVLSSLLTDAADLAIERNLKEFLPVLLVALSAASLPRIFAPLRQVPYTLLLLVVGLGLALVDLRLFDLSPGMILLIFLPPILFEAAWKMRWPDLKRDIVPSSLFAIGSVPVSIFGIGWALHHWMNVSWTTALLTGACLAATDSASVLGVFREVGAGQRLTTLLEGESLFNDGAAVVAFSVLLEQAIDPQPIDVSTTLLQFLLVSAIGLGVGAAIGTAVALLTQRYDLGWVEQSLSLVTAYGAYLLSEDLGGSGVIAVVAAGLVIGNLGLVPGERPQKRPTMIEFWEFVIFLVNSIVFLLLGDQVLFPYFVEHIDTSLVAIAAVLISRAVAIFGFSALSGLLTRNLIPWATQTVLWWVGLRGSVAIALALSLPDAIGDRQQIISNSFGVVLFTLLVQGLTTKPLLDALKLRETDPAETQYLERLAQRSALRQVLSHLTGNDPGAAPSPSQPELEAIKAQLEVVEDDILALQQSHPQIADRIRQRHQETLVAIEATAYNAFLQEGWLKTLPDSVVEPALRSLHPPPPTSPNQSP encoded by the coding sequence GTGGTAGAAACGGCCTTTGCCCAGGGGGTTGCCGCCCTCAGCCCAGTCCTGAGCAGTCTGCTGACCGATGCAGCGGACCTGGCCATTGAGCGCAACCTGAAAGAGTTTTTGCCGGTGCTGTTGGTCGCCCTCAGTGCCGCCAGCCTGCCCCGCATTTTTGCGCCCCTGCGCCAGGTACCCTACACCCTGCTGTTGCTGGTGGTGGGTTTGGGGCTAGCCCTGGTGGACCTGCGGCTGTTCGACCTGTCACCGGGAATGATTTTGCTGATTTTTCTGCCGCCGATCCTGTTCGAGGCGGCGTGGAAAATGCGGTGGCCTGACCTTAAGCGCGACATTGTGCCCAGCAGCCTGTTCGCAATCGGCAGCGTGCCGGTGTCGATTTTTGGCATTGGCTGGGCGCTGCACCACTGGATGAATGTGTCCTGGACCACGGCCCTACTGACCGGAGCCTGCCTGGCCGCCACCGATTCGGCCTCGGTGCTGGGGGTGTTTCGCGAGGTGGGGGCGGGCCAGCGCCTCACCACCCTGCTGGAGGGCGAAAGCCTGTTTAACGACGGCGCGGCGGTGGTGGCCTTTAGCGTGCTGTTGGAGCAGGCCATCGACCCCCAGCCCATCGATGTCTCTACAACCCTGCTGCAATTTTTGCTGGTTAGCGCCATTGGCCTGGGGGTGGGCGCGGCCATTGGCACCGCTGTGGCCCTGCTCACCCAGCGCTACGACCTGGGCTGGGTGGAGCAGTCCCTCAGTCTGGTCACCGCCTACGGAGCCTACCTGCTGTCGGAGGATTTGGGCGGCTCTGGGGTAATTGCGGTGGTGGCGGCGGGGCTGGTGATCGGCAACCTCGGCCTGGTGCCGGGGGAGCGGCCCCAAAAGCGGCCCACCATGATCGAGTTCTGGGAGTTTGTGATCTTTCTGGTCAACTCGATTGTGTTTTTGCTGCTGGGGGATCAGGTGCTGTTTCCCTACTTTGTCGAGCACATTGACACTAGCCTGGTGGCGATCGCCGCCGTGCTCATCTCCCGTGCCGTGGCTATCTTTGGCTTTAGCGCCCTCAGCGGTCTGCTCACGCGCAACCTGATTCCCTGGGCGACCCAGACGGTGCTGTGGTGGGTGGGGCTGCGGGGCTCGGTGGCGATCGCCCTGGCCCTCAGCCTGCCGGATGCGATCGGCGATCGCCAGCAAATTATCTCAAACTCCTTTGGCGTGGTTCTGTTTACCCTGCTGGTGCAGGGGCTGACCACCAAACCCCTGCTCGACGCCCTCAAGCTGCGCGAAACCGACCCCGCCGAAACTCAGTACCTAGAGCGGCTGGCCCAGCGATCGGCCCTGCGCCAGGTGCTGAGCCACCTGACTGGAAATGACCCAGGCGCTGCCCCCAGCCCCAGCCAGCCAGAACTGGAGGCAATCAAAGCCCAGCTTGAGGTTGTGGAGGACGACATCCTAGCCCTTCAGCAGAGCCATCCCCAAATCGCCGACCGAATTCGCCAGCGGCATCAAGAGACGCTGGTGGCGATCGAAGCCACGGCCTACAATGCGTTTTTGCAAGAGGGCTGGCTCAAAACGCTCCCGGATTCCGTGGTCGAACCAGCACTGCGATCGCTCCACCCGCCACCACCCACCTCCCCCAACCAGTCGCCCTGA
- a CDS encoding basic amino acid ABC transporter substrate-binding protein → MGRRQRSQVLVAVGLLTLACSTPPLSRHAPRARSYVGDPETLVVSTEPAFPPFVYQTAAGELVGFDVDLITEVARRLGLGVEFAFIPFDGLLATLEAETADAAIDAITITARRDEAVDFSRPYFSSGLAVAVRRDEVDIVSLSDLTGKKIAVKLGTTGAELAAQVPNTQLVTFDSAEKALMDLERGNVDAVIKDKPTTLGMLALANIQDVRLLDQLLTEEYYGIALPPGSPNKPHIDAVLDDMLADGTIAALHRKWFGFDPEPVPEVGY, encoded by the coding sequence ATGGGTCGCCGCCAACGTTCTCAAGTCCTTGTGGCCGTGGGCCTGCTCACCCTGGCCTGTAGCACCCCTCCCCTCAGTCGGCACGCCCCCAGGGCGCGTAGCTACGTAGGTGATCCGGAAACCCTGGTGGTGTCTACCGAGCCAGCCTTTCCCCCCTTTGTGTACCAGACGGCGGCGGGTGAGCTGGTAGGCTTTGATGTGGACCTGATCACCGAGGTGGCGCGGCGGCTGGGGCTGGGGGTTGAATTTGCCTTTATTCCCTTCGATGGCCTGCTGGCCACCCTGGAAGCCGAAACCGCCGATGCCGCGATCGACGCTATCACCATCACCGCCCGTCGCGACGAGGCGGTTGACTTTTCGCGGCCCTATTTCAGTTCGGGGCTGGCCGTTGCCGTCCGTCGCGACGAAGTGGACATTGTCTCGCTGTCAGACCTGACGGGCAAAAAAATCGCCGTCAAGCTGGGCACCACCGGCGCGGAGCTGGCTGCCCAGGTGCCCAACACCCAGCTTGTCACCTTTGATTCGGCCGAAAAAGCCCTGATGGACCTGGAACGGGGCAACGTAGATGCGGTGATCAAGGACAAACCCACCACCCTGGGTATGCTGGCGCTGGCCAATATTCAGGATGTACGCCTGCTCGATCAGCTCCTGACCGAGGAATACTACGGCATTGCCCTCCCCCCCGGTTCGCCTAATAAGCCCCACATTGATGCGGTTTTAGATGACATGCTGGCCGATGGGACGATCGCGGCTCTGCACCGCAAGTGGTTTGGCTTCGACCCCGAACCGGTGCCCGAGGTGGGCTACTGA